Within the Vigna angularis cultivar LongXiaoDou No.4 chromosome 10, ASM1680809v1, whole genome shotgun sequence genome, the region TACAATGGTTAATAAAAAGCATTATCTCGGGAGGCGGGTTACAAAAGTGGGTCGTGGCTTCGGCGTCCAACACCATCTTAGGAATGTCTTCAATTGCTCTGTTCGCCAACATAGCCAGTTGGGAAAAACTTCCCTTCCAATGCTTCACAGCCTCTTCTTGCATCGCGATGTGgtctttcatttgttttatcaagGCATGATGCCTCTCTCCAAACTCCAATGACCTCCACCGTTCCTCTTGCTCTTCAATGTACTCCTCCATTTGCTTTATCATGGAGCGATGCTCTTCTTCGGCCTCTGCCAGCTTCCAACGCTCTTGGTTCATATCTGTCTCAAAAGACAAGGCCATTTCCTTCATCTCATGTCCCGCCTTTTCTACTTGAACCTGCGCTTCTCTTAGTCTCTTCAGAGCCTCTCGCTTATCTCTTTTAGCCTCTTCGTAGAGGAGCCTCCATTGTTTTCCCTCTTCTAATGTTGCGTTCTTTTCCTTTACTCTCATGGCCAGCTTTTTGCTTGCGGTTACAAGGTCCTGTTTTAATTGGAATGTATAAACTCTTTCAGCCTTCTGACTTTTGACCATTTCTTCATAGGCGTgtgctttttcttctttatcattcCTCATATGAACAAGATCGTCGCGCGTAGTTTGTAATTCTTTTTCCAACCTAGCGTTCTTTTCCCTCAGTTCTTCCATCTCTATTTTCAATTGCTTCACCTCTTCGCTTTCTAGTTCTTGGGATGGCCCTTCGTTAGCTAGCTGATGAACGATCGATTTGAAAGGCAATTTGACTTTCTTTACCCTTTCCCAGATCCAGGtgtgataattaattttgtcgTCCATCACTCCTAGTCTTAAATCCTTTTCTGCTCGCACAACATTTTCCCAAGCACTTCTCGCTTTCCTCAGCATTTCAGTGCAATGCCCATCTTCATAGTAGATGAAAAATGCTGTGAGATAGTCCGGTGAAGGTGCCCCTTTCATGGGATGCCCGAATTGTCTTTGAACCAACAGAGGATTGTAATTGATGCCATATCGGGCCCCTATGAGAGGTACATTGGGAAAACGGCCACAATGTTGGATAGGCTGTCTGAGCTCAAACCAAGGAAGacaccatttttttttcctccattTAAACTAGCAAAGAAATGAGCCCACTCACTTCCTTCTTTGTTCGTAAGCCCCTGGCATGACAGTTCTTCCGACGGACGCTTGATATTGACCGCACCTTTAAAGAAACATGCAGTCATCCAATCATACAGTGCCGACACACAACAAAGGATTTTCTTCCCCTTCCTTTCGTGACAGAAACTCATGGTCCCATAAACCTCAGCAAGGACTGCCGTTACAGGATTCTCCGATCTTATTTTTCTCGCCACGAATACATCTATTGCGGTATAATCCATAAAGTCTTCTATTCTAGGGAATAAAACAATGTCGTACATGGTGAGAGCTAATACATCCATAAAAGTCTCCCACTCTCCCTTATCAGCCAGATGTTGTAGGTACTGTTCCAGATACCCTTGCGTCAGCCCAAGCTCTTGATGCCTTGTTACCAACTTTTCTTCAAGTTCCTGGGGCTGTAGTTTCATTATGGCAGCAATAGTCGCGATAGAGGCATGATGCTCCAAATGCTGATACGGCGTGGTACCCTCGAGTAGTAAACCGAGGATATGCTCAAACTCTTCTATAGTCGGTGCTAACTGAAAGTCTTGGAAGGTGAAGCATCTTAGCGGGGAGTCATAATATTGTGCTAAGGCTGTGATAGCAGGCAACTGTACCTCCACTTCAATTAGGCTCAACAGGTTTCCATATTTTTTCTTGAAAGCTTCTCTTTTTATGGTCGTTAGTTGTTTTCCTAAGCTTATCAGCCCTGTCAGATTACCCCCATGAATCCTCAGGCGAGGTTTCTTTCTTAACACGACAGAATTGGTATGTTGTGTGGCATCAGATCTTGTATCAACTTCCATCTTGTAAAATACAAAGTAAACACTTGTGATTTCCCCTAAAACCAGCATGTCACCAAATGATGTATGAACACGATGCATGATAACATAATGAATTAAAACGACTCAAATGCATGCGTAGCATGAAATGCAAAGTCATTACTTTCGAAAAGAACAAACAGGAGGCGGGTAGCAGTACACATCTCTCCCTTCGTGCCCTATCAAATGTTGAAGGACCAAAGTTCTAAGGcaaaatatatgcactcacaaggatagcttcctaatgcttaaattaaggccaccagagctatggctcttttcactgtttctccacaacagtcagagtaatcaactagatgtggagatacaaatgaaaagaacagactctggctggggttctcacgatagtcatacaggaagtatgtcccaaatgacaccgctacacaacccctctatttctaagttgcgctcagacccgggtatagggccctactcatgatatgcatattgtgtgtgtgtgaagggagaatgcaattgtataccccaaaccctcacctgcaaaacaaccagaaagtTCCCaagcagatataacatgttttctatcctagggttcaatataatcaaaacaaacacacatacaattatgacaaatatcaaacaaagataaagaaaaaggggaagaaaaacacaaagaaaaaccacattaaattcgcacatctaattaaatggcctgactctcttaTGATCCctagtggagtcgccatctgtcgcaaccgaaatcgcgacgggacgacgatccaataaaagaagataa harbors:
- the LOC128194434 gene encoding uncharacterized protein LOC128194434, with product MKGAPSPDYLTAFFIYYEDGHCTEMLRKARSAWENVVRAEKDLRLGVMDDKINYHTWIWERVKKVKLPFKSIVHQLANEGPSQELESEEVKQLKIEMEELREKNARLEKELQTTRDDLVHMRNDKEEKAHAYEEMVKSQKAERVYTFQLKQDLVTASKKLAMRVKEKNATLEEGKQWRLLYEEAKRDKREALKRLREAQVQVEKAGHEMKEMALSFETDMNQERWKLAEAEEEHRSMIKQMEEYIEEQEERWRSLEFGERHHALIKQMKDHIAMQEEAVKHWKGSFSQLAMLANRAIEDIPKMVLDAEATTHFCNPPPEIMLFINHCKWLVGEMKAFIARVRK